Proteins encoded by one window of Porphyromonas vaginalis:
- the lpxK gene encoding tetraacyldisaccharide 4'-kinase has protein sequence MDQTPKINRWLLPLSGIYGAGVSLRNSLYNMGRLKSHTFPIPIICVGNLAVGGTGKTPMIEHLIRMLMGDLRIAIVSRGYRRKSFGLKVAELGDSASRIGDEPAQLLRKFGDKIQIVVDGNRVRAINYLVNQPYSQRPDVILMDDGFQHRSVQPSLSILLSSYNRLMTDDVLLPAGRLREPARARYRANVVVVTKCPTLLKPIDCTFTERRLDLYPHQKLLFSEVKYEDPVPIFQRDAEPTKIDTNAVVIAISGISHPKEFFAYVERGFSRVVTLPYGDHHHYSRRNVTTWENILTDYLVRGSEVVFLCTDKDAVKIFELESYMSPELRERFLRLPIQVRFRSHGEEDLRELVMSHIAQFTSEQAQKEEQEGNEEKE, from the coding sequence ATGGATCAGACACCCAAGATCAATAGATGGCTATTACCGCTCTCAGGTATTTATGGAGCGGGCGTGTCGCTACGCAATAGCCTTTACAATATGGGGCGTCTGAAGAGTCACACCTTCCCCATACCCATCATCTGTGTAGGCAATCTAGCCGTAGGAGGTACGGGCAAGACCCCGATGATAGAGCATCTCATACGGATGCTTATGGGCGATCTGCGTATAGCTATCGTCTCGCGTGGCTACAGGCGCAAGTCTTTTGGGCTTAAGGTAGCCGAGCTGGGCGATAGTGCCAGCCGTATAGGTGACGAGCCTGCGCAACTCCTACGTAAGTTTGGCGACAAGATTCAGATCGTTGTGGATGGCAACCGTGTGCGAGCGATCAATTACCTAGTCAATCAGCCCTACTCGCAGCGCCCCGATGTGATCCTGATGGACGATGGCTTCCAGCACCGCTCTGTGCAGCCCTCGCTCTCGATACTTCTGTCTAGCTACAATAGGCTCATGACAGATGACGTGCTGCTCCCCGCCGGACGCCTGCGAGAGCCTGCACGTGCACGCTATCGTGCCAATGTAGTGGTAGTGACCAAGTGTCCTACCCTACTCAAGCCGATAGACTGCACCTTTACGGAGCGCCGGTTAGATCTCTACCCACATCAGAAGCTCCTCTTTAGCGAGGTAAAGTATGAAGATCCCGTGCCCATCTTCCAGAGAGATGCAGAGCCCACCAAGATAGACACCAATGCGGTTGTCATCGCCATATCTGGGATCTCTCATCCTAAGGAGTTCTTTGCTTATGTAGAGCGAGGCTTCTCACGTGTGGTGACACTCCCCTACGGAGATCATCATCACTACTCGAGGCGCAATGTCACCACGTGGGAAAACATCTTGACAGACTACCTAGTGCGTGGCTCTGAGGTCGTCTTCCTCTGTACCGACAAGGACGCCGTCAAGATCTTCGAGCTAGAGTCCTATATGAGTCCTGAGCTACGTGAGCGATTCCTACGACTACCTATACAGGTACGCTTCAGGTCTCACGGAGAGGAGGATCTGCGCGAGTTAGTCATGAGCCATATAGCTCAGTTCACATCAGAGCAAGCTCAAAAAGAGGAGCAAGAGGGGAACGAGGAAAAGGAATAA
- a CDS encoding YebC/PmpR family DNA-binding transcriptional regulator, translating into MGRAFEYRKARKLKRWGNMARVFTKLGKEITIAVKAGGPDPDTNPRLRVLVQTAKKENMPKENVERAIKKATDKDSNTDYKEMNYEGYGPHGIAIFVETATDNTTRTVANVRSYFNKFGGNLGTTGSLEFLFDHRCVFHVQPKTEIDQEELILDLIDYGVEDIEQDEEEWVIEGDFSQNGALQAKLEELGFEISSVEFIRVPKDTRPVTAEEREELNKLIERLEEDEDVQNVFTNMEDEEE; encoded by the coding sequence ATGGGAAGAGCATTTGAATATCGTAAAGCACGCAAACTAAAGCGTTGGGGCAACATGGCTCGTGTATTCACGAAGCTAGGCAAGGAGATCACTATTGCCGTTAAGGCTGGCGGACCTGATCCTGACACCAACCCACGACTACGCGTCCTCGTCCAGACGGCAAAGAAGGAGAACATGCCTAAGGAGAACGTGGAGCGTGCTATCAAAAAAGCTACCGACAAGGACAGCAACACCGACTATAAGGAGATGAACTATGAGGGCTACGGTCCGCATGGCATCGCTATCTTTGTAGAGACAGCAACAGACAATACGACCCGCACGGTCGCCAACGTACGTAGCTATTTCAATAAGTTCGGAGGCAACCTCGGTACGACTGGTAGCTTGGAATTTCTCTTTGACCACCGATGCGTCTTCCACGTCCAGCCTAAGACTGAGATAGACCAGGAGGAGCTAATCCTAGACTTGATCGACTATGGCGTGGAGGATATAGAGCAAGACGAGGAGGAGTGGGTCATCGAGGGCGACTTCTCTCAGAATGGTGCTCTCCAGGCCAAGCTCGAGGAGCTAGGATTTGAGATTAGCTCTGTCGAGTTCATCCGCGTACCTAAGGATACACGTCCTGTCACAGCTGAGGAGCGCGAAGAGCTCAACAAGCTCATCGAGAGACTCGAAGAGGATGAAGATGTGCAGAACGTCTTCACCAATATGGAGGACGAGGAGGAGTAA
- a CDS encoding leucine-rich repeat domain-containing protein gives MKRLLLLPVLCLSILTSMAQEATVRLLVKPDATEVTFVYRLAQQGATAQIDLGGGETATLEQPEAEKLQTFKHTFAKPSNTQRTIAISADQLVTLRFTSSKAIYGVTQIAAPLLEHFNCDYTPLMESEELDFSACPKLEEITLNGAEVSRVILPSNRSLLKTFQWATPLLPGPDSRQLKELDLSGCTALESLSLQGTTLRTIDLTDTPLLKQLVITGLSSKAYPRQLIGGKALIHLEMVTLQFCAFTYDMLPDLNETPLDNFKVSKMYFAHVDRSQYRDMTVDLSNMASAKGIAQAATPTTFTWYYKDAANKWQPIPTDKVVAGDKPGVYTFDESLLDPTTHQITVRAKLFNAGYPELAFYKNGLHTYNITLPYKPTTMSLSVTTESPGQDEDGYDIDEIDLSLQIAAAKAETKVQIDWGSGQLSDYTIPKANEPFTVSKKVDLGAKIKLYGPVTLVDATASKIVAVAFEDAATIEALRLTRNKIEQIDLSRLPNLKELQITDNKLSELSLSATPKLEELYCGYNKLTQLAVERTPLLSVLNCNDNQISALALASLPKLEIAVLSGNAFGESLDLSANKKLRVLDIENCQLTKVKLESEYLERIKANGNKLTALQLIPYAGLALNLHSLDVRDNSFTACDLNDLLIQLPPAGDTSEGGYRVQLKGTPGATTYDKALLKGWIADSESTSEGCETAKIFDASTKPHGHAYIAAGDKKFNFADPIRRSIGGSIVLVPDEGYIPDYCKWGTSKLTAQDEAGTIYFFVLSNNVFVSYAFKKDTGVAPVTDRPNVWVITPTATGWDIETPYSQTSYELYDLAGQLRVHGVTDQTGRLSCELPAGSYLLSISGATIKLIR, from the coding sequence ATGAAGCGACTTCTACTCCTTCCCGTACTCTGCTTGAGTATCCTAACCTCTATGGCGCAAGAGGCGACAGTCCGTCTGCTTGTCAAGCCCGATGCCACGGAGGTCACGTTTGTCTATCGCCTCGCTCAGCAAGGAGCGACCGCTCAGATAGACCTAGGTGGCGGTGAGACCGCTACACTAGAGCAACCCGAAGCTGAGAAGCTACAAACCTTTAAGCACACATTTGCAAAGCCTAGTAACACACAGCGCACTATTGCCATCTCGGCAGATCAGCTAGTCACGCTACGCTTTACAAGTAGCAAAGCTATCTACGGTGTCACACAGATTGCTGCGCCCCTCCTAGAGCACTTTAACTGTGACTACACACCCCTGATGGAGAGCGAAGAGCTAGACTTCTCCGCTTGTCCTAAGCTTGAGGAGATCACGCTCAATGGTGCTGAGGTGTCTCGAGTCATCTTACCTTCCAATAGAAGCTTGCTCAAGACCTTCCAGTGGGCTACCCCGTTACTACCTGGCCCCGATAGCAGACAGCTAAAGGAACTAGACCTATCGGGCTGCACAGCTCTGGAGAGTCTATCACTACAAGGTACCACGCTGCGTACCATCGATCTGACCGACACGCCACTTCTCAAGCAGCTTGTCATCACAGGTCTCAGCAGCAAGGCATATCCTCGTCAATTGATCGGGGGCAAGGCTTTGATTCATCTAGAGATGGTGACTCTGCAGTTCTGCGCCTTTACCTACGATATGCTTCCAGACCTCAACGAGACGCCACTAGACAACTTTAAGGTCTCGAAGATGTACTTCGCTCATGTCGATCGCTCGCAGTATCGAGACATGACGGTCGATCTCTCCAACATGGCCTCTGCCAAAGGTATCGCGCAGGCAGCGACACCCACGACCTTCACATGGTACTATAAGGATGCAGCCAATAAGTGGCAGCCCATACCTACCGACAAGGTGGTAGCTGGCGACAAGCCTGGGGTCTATACTTTTGATGAGTCTCTCCTAGACCCTACCACGCACCAGATTACGGTACGTGCCAAGCTCTTCAACGCAGGCTATCCTGAGCTAGCCTTTTACAAGAACGGACTGCACACTTATAACATCACACTGCCCTACAAGCCCACGACGATGTCTCTATCTGTGACTACGGAGTCACCGGGGCAAGACGAGGATGGCTATGACATTGATGAGATAGATCTATCTCTCCAGATAGCTGCAGCTAAGGCCGAGACCAAGGTGCAGATCGACTGGGGCAGTGGCCAGCTTAGCGACTATACGATCCCCAAGGCTAATGAGCCTTTTACCGTATCCAAGAAGGTAGACCTAGGGGCTAAGATCAAGCTCTATGGTCCCGTAACTCTCGTAGACGCTACGGCTAGCAAGATCGTCGCAGTAGCCTTTGAGGATGCTGCAACAATTGAGGCTCTTCGTCTCACTCGCAACAAGATCGAGCAGATAGACCTCTCTCGTCTGCCCAACCTCAAGGAGCTACAAATCACGGACAATAAGCTCTCCGAGCTATCACTGTCAGCTACACCTAAGCTAGAGGAGCTGTACTGCGGATACAACAAGCTCACGCAACTCGCAGTAGAGCGTACACCACTCCTTAGCGTCCTAAACTGCAACGACAATCAGATCTCCGCTCTAGCTCTAGCATCTCTGCCTAAGCTGGAGATAGCCGTACTGAGTGGCAATGCCTTCGGCGAGAGTCTAGATCTCTCGGCCAATAAGAAGCTACGTGTACTAGACATCGAGAATTGTCAGCTTACTAAGGTAAAGCTCGAGAGCGAGTACCTAGAGCGTATCAAGGCCAATGGCAATAAGCTCACTGCACTACAGCTCATCCCCTACGCAGGGCTGGCGCTCAATCTGCATAGCCTAGACGTACGAGACAACAGCTTCACCGCTTGTGATCTCAACGACCTGCTCATACAGCTACCCCCCGCAGGTGACACCAGCGAGGGAGGCTATCGAGTGCAGCTCAAAGGCACGCCAGGAGCTACGACCTACGACAAAGCTCTGCTCAAAGGTTGGATCGCTGATAGCGAGAGCACTAGCGAAGGGTGTGAGACAGCCAAGATTTTTGACGCCTCGACGAAGCCTCATGGACATGCTTACATAGCAGCCGGTGACAAGAAGTTCAACTTTGCAGATCCTATCAGGAGGTCAATAGGAGGCTCTATCGTACTGGTTCCAGACGAAGGCTATATACCCGATTACTGCAAGTGGGGTACAAGCAAGCTCACCGCACAAGATGAGGCTGGGACTATATACTTCTTCGTCCTGTCCAACAACGTCTTCGTCTCTTACGCCTTTAAGAAAGATACAGGCGTCGCTCCCGTGACCGATCGTCCTAATGTTTGGGTGATTACTCCGACAGCTACGGGCTGGGATATAGAGACGCCCTACAGCCAGACGAGCTATGAGCTGTACGACCTAGCAGGACAACTCCGAGTACATGGCGTAACGGACCAGACTGGACGTCTCTCTTGCGAGCTCCCCGCAGGAAGCTATCTACTCTCTATCTCAGGAGCAACGATCAAGCTGATACGCTAA
- the thiL gene encoding thiamine-phosphate kinase, with protein MNTPISDLGEFGLIRKLTEQFTITSPDRVRMAVGDDAAILQMQPDEELLVTTDMLLEGVHFDMTYMPLKHLGYKAVVVNVSDICAMNGIPQQITVSLGISAKYTTEMIEELYKGIELACQHYHVDLVGGDTCASQNGLAISITCLGSVPKGEAVLRSGAQPNDLICVTGNLGAAYMGFQLLEREHRTFLSAPTEEFEPHFEGYEYLIERQLMPSAQRWLRGKLAEQGVTPTAMIDISDGLSSELLHIAERSQVGVRVFEDRLPLDRETIALCEEMNMSPITAAFNGGEDYELLFTVPLAQVGQISAIEGVSIIGHATEASEGCRWVSTDRAEHELKAQGWNAFD; from the coding sequence ATGAATACACCGATCTCTGACTTGGGAGAGTTTGGACTAATCCGAAAGCTCACCGAGCAGTTTACCATTACATCTCCCGACCGTGTTCGCATGGCTGTGGGAGACGATGCAGCTATCCTACAGATGCAGCCTGACGAAGAGCTCTTGGTCACGACCGATATGCTCCTCGAGGGGGTACACTTCGACATGACCTATATGCCACTCAAGCACCTAGGCTACAAAGCGGTCGTGGTCAACGTCTCCGACATTTGCGCCATGAACGGCATCCCCCAGCAGATCACCGTCTCTCTAGGCATCTCAGCTAAGTACACCACCGAGATGATCGAAGAGCTCTACAAAGGTATCGAGCTAGCGTGCCAGCACTACCACGTCGACCTAGTCGGTGGAGATACCTGCGCCTCGCAAAATGGGCTTGCCATCAGCATCACATGCCTAGGATCTGTCCCCAAGGGAGAGGCTGTCCTGCGCTCTGGCGCTCAGCCCAACGACCTCATCTGCGTCACGGGCAATCTAGGTGCAGCCTACATGGGCTTCCAACTACTAGAGCGAGAGCACCGCACCTTCCTCAGTGCACCGACAGAAGAGTTTGAGCCACACTTCGAGGGATACGAATACCTGATCGAGCGTCAGCTCATGCCGTCAGCACAGCGCTGGTTGCGTGGCAAGCTAGCCGAGCAGGGAGTCACGCCGACAGCGATGATAGACATCAGCGACGGCCTGAGCTCCGAGCTGCTCCACATAGCAGAGCGATCACAGGTAGGTGTGCGAGTCTTTGAGGATCGACTTCCTCTCGATCGTGAGACGATAGCTCTCTGCGAAGAGATGAATATGTCGCCCATCACGGCAGCCTTCAATGGTGGGGAGGACTACGAGCTCCTCTTCACCGTGCCACTGGCACAGGTCGGGCAAATATCGGCCATCGAGGGTGTCTCTATCATAGGACACGCTACGGAGGCCTCCGAGGGGTGCCGCTGGGTATCGACCGATCGTGCCGAGCACGAACTCAAAGCTCAGGGCTGGAACGCCTTCGACTAG
- the sppA gene encoding signal peptide peptidase SppA codes for MNSFWKTFFATLLAIVVSCVIFASLAVIVMISFIAALSVGANSETRQIKDGSILKIELAHISDTYVSSPWSDLGLDKSDGSSDLPLSYVLEAIDEAKNDDRIKGIYLNMTDPGCGFASAEALRGALEDFKEEGKFIVSYSDFYSLKGYYLASVADQLYVNKEGSIAFDGLAGGAVFFKDLLDKIGVEMMVFKVGTFKSAVEPYILNSMSEANRTQITSYLGDIWGRILGEVGTSRSLDSVRLQALADSMQSVQSTDAYLANGLIDGALYQDQALETLCSLVGVDEIDDLHFVSLRDVYATRGSDRKAGANVGVLFAEGEINVEVADSPFNTKKVVSDELAERILEMGEDDDYDALVVRVNSPGGSSFISEQLWYAVHKASENKPVVISMGDYAASGGYYMSSGASYIFAEPSTITGSIGIFGVVPNATKLANKVGVHQDVVKTAQHADLGALDRPWTEEERALFQQYVNRGYELFLKRVSEGRGMTRDQVDSIAQGRVWTGAQALELGLVDELGGLQDAVAYAASQAGYDTYHITYSRRAINVLQELFSTSTQAVRMKLMTSWFTEDEIRYIDQLRELRAMSGLQARLPLVVDL; via the coding sequence ATGAATTCATTCTGGAAGACTTTCTTTGCAACACTACTAGCTATCGTCGTCAGTTGTGTCATCTTTGCTTCTCTAGCGGTCATCGTTATGATCAGCTTTATAGCGGCTCTGAGCGTCGGAGCAAATAGCGAGACCAGACAGATCAAGGATGGTAGCATACTCAAGATCGAACTGGCACACATATCAGACACTTATGTGTCAAGCCCCTGGTCTGATCTTGGATTGGACAAGAGCGATGGGAGTAGCGATCTGCCTCTCTCTTACGTCCTTGAGGCTATCGACGAGGCTAAGAATGATGATCGCATCAAGGGGATCTATCTTAACATGACAGATCCTGGCTGTGGCTTTGCTTCAGCTGAGGCACTCAGAGGTGCTCTAGAGGACTTCAAAGAGGAGGGTAAGTTCATCGTATCTTACTCAGACTTCTACTCGCTCAAGGGGTACTACCTCGCCTCTGTCGCTGACCAGCTCTATGTTAATAAGGAGGGCTCTATCGCTTTCGATGGATTGGCTGGTGGAGCTGTCTTCTTCAAGGACTTGCTAGACAAGATCGGTGTGGAGATGATGGTCTTTAAGGTCGGCACCTTCAAGAGTGCCGTCGAGCCCTACATACTCAATAGTATGAGCGAGGCAAATCGCACCCAGATCACCTCTTATCTTGGCGACATCTGGGGGCGCATCCTGGGCGAGGTTGGTACCAGCCGCAGCTTAGACAGTGTACGCCTGCAAGCTCTAGCAGACAGTATGCAGTCTGTGCAGTCTACAGACGCTTACCTAGCTAATGGACTCATCGATGGAGCACTTTATCAGGATCAAGCTCTAGAGACGCTCTGCTCGCTCGTAGGGGTTGATGAGATAGATGACCTACACTTCGTATCTCTACGCGATGTGTATGCTACGCGTGGCTCTGACCGTAAGGCAGGAGCTAATGTGGGCGTCCTCTTTGCTGAGGGCGAGATCAATGTCGAGGTCGCTGACTCTCCCTTTAACACCAAGAAAGTGGTCTCCGACGAACTTGCTGAGCGTATCCTTGAGATGGGCGAAGACGACGACTACGATGCACTCGTAGTACGTGTCAACTCGCCTGGTGGTAGTAGCTTCATCTCCGAGCAGCTCTGGTACGCAGTCCATAAGGCTAGCGAAAACAAGCCTGTCGTCATCTCAATGGGAGACTACGCCGCTTCGGGTGGTTACTATATGTCTTCGGGTGCTAGCTACATCTTTGCCGAGCCCTCGACGATAACGGGCTCTATCGGTATCTTTGGCGTTGTGCCTAATGCGACCAAGCTCGCTAACAAGGTCGGTGTACACCAAGATGTGGTCAAGACGGCTCAGCACGCTGACCTAGGTGCTCTCGATCGTCCATGGACAGAGGAGGAGCGTGCGCTCTTCCAGCAGTATGTCAATCGTGGCTACGAGCTCTTCCTCAAGCGTGTCTCCGAGGGACGTGGCATGACCAGAGATCAGGTCGACTCCATCGCTCAGGGACGCGTATGGACCGGTGCTCAGGCATTGGAGCTAGGCCTCGTCGATGAGCTAGGAGGCCTGCAAGATGCTGTCGCTTATGCAGCATCGCAAGCTGGATATGACACTTACCATATCACTTACTCAAGACGTGCGATCAATGTACTCCAAGAGCTCTTTAGCACATCGACACAAGCTGTACGTATGAAGCTGATGACCTCATGGTTTACCGAAGACGAGATCCGCTACATCGATCAGCTGCGTGAGCTACGCGCTATGTCAGGTCTTCAAGCTCGTCTACCGCTAGTAGTAGATCTCTAG
- the pheT gene encoding phenylalanine--tRNA ligase subunit beta yields the protein MNISFNWLQQYLPRLEGYNPNEVAETLTAIGLEVAGVEETESVRGGLRGVVIGRTLTCIPHPNSDHLHICTVDLGEEEPVQIVCGAPNVAAGQTVVVATVGTTLYGPDGEAFKIKKSKLRGESSMGMICSQVEIGMGTDSSGIWVLDDETVKPGTPAADYFDLASDTVIEIDITPNRVDATSHYGVARDLAAYYSYREGKVIRAERPTLAKPQAVDAKAPAIQVEMEVSAEDCPRYQGVTIRGLKCVESPDWLKERLQSIGQRPINAVVDVTNFVLHEIGQPLHAFDAQKIAGGQLRIAHLPAGTPFTTLDGVEHKLTGMENMICDSQLTPLCIGGVMGGLDSGVTMETTDIFIEAANFNPTITRRAARSHGLSTDSSFRFERGLDPEATDWALQRAVSLIMEICGGTLAGETVDHYRKHLDPVELTISTDYVSRAIGRDLTADQLQLILEALEMSPKAVAGDAFAISVPRYRYDVTRPVDVVEEVLRIYGYNAVPLSGYVHASLSKQSDQDHIYHAQLKLSELLTGFGYREILNNSLTSRQYFEGQKAFDPNQLVPIENPLSQELNVLRPTLLVGGLETISDNVHRKQPYCALYEWGNVYRYKQNDQATTPLDQYTQAHRLGLWLSGTLMPNSWTTPGEATSPYMIRGVVEKLLAHMGFTTEDYSVTTPAECHDLWSDVVCYTDREGKSLAYVGVISNYWLTKCDIKQPVYYAELYSDTLMAHLLQHKVVSTELSKYPTVKRDLALLIDNNITYEALASTARKAERKLLQRVELFDVYTGKELPSGKKSYALSFYLRDDKGTLRDAQIDAAMKRIWQAIEQEYHATLR from the coding sequence ATGAATATATCTTTCAACTGGTTACAGCAATACCTACCTCGTCTAGAGGGTTATAATCCAAATGAAGTAGCGGAGACGCTCACGGCCATCGGTCTCGAGGTGGCTGGTGTCGAGGAGACCGAGTCGGTACGAGGCGGTCTGCGTGGTGTCGTCATAGGACGCACCCTCACTTGCATCCCCCACCCTAACTCCGACCACCTGCACATCTGCACGGTCGATCTCGGCGAGGAGGAGCCTGTGCAGATCGTCTGTGGAGCACCCAATGTGGCTGCTGGTCAGACGGTCGTCGTCGCAACCGTCGGCACGACTCTATATGGACCCGATGGTGAAGCTTTTAAGATCAAGAAGTCTAAGCTACGTGGCGAGTCTAGTATGGGCATGATCTGCTCGCAAGTCGAGATAGGTATGGGCACCGACAGCTCTGGCATCTGGGTACTAGACGATGAGACGGTGAAGCCTGGGACACCTGCGGCTGACTACTTTGACCTAGCCAGTGATACCGTCATAGAGATAGACATAACGCCTAACCGTGTCGATGCGACCTCGCACTATGGCGTAGCGCGCGACCTAGCGGCTTACTATTCCTATCGTGAGGGTAAGGTAATCCGCGCAGAGCGTCCGACCCTCGCAAAGCCTCAGGCTGTCGATGCAAAGGCACCTGCCATACAGGTCGAGATGGAGGTCTCCGCTGAGGACTGTCCCCGCTACCAGGGGGTGACGATACGTGGTCTGAAGTGCGTCGAGAGTCCCGACTGGCTCAAGGAGCGACTCCAAAGCATCGGGCAGCGTCCGATCAATGCGGTAGTAGATGTGACCAACTTCGTCTTACACGAGATCGGACAGCCACTACACGCTTTTGACGCTCAGAAGATCGCTGGCGGTCAGCTGCGCATAGCTCATCTACCAGCAGGCACGCCCTTTACCACGCTAGATGGCGTAGAGCATAAGCTCACAGGGATGGAGAATATGATCTGTGACAGCCAGCTCACACCGCTCTGCATCGGAGGCGTGATGGGTGGACTAGACTCGGGCGTGACGATGGAGACGACAGACATATTTATAGAGGCTGCCAACTTTAATCCGACGATCACACGTCGAGCTGCTCGAAGCCACGGGCTGAGCACCGACTCCTCCTTCCGCTTCGAGCGTGGACTAGATCCCGAGGCGACCGACTGGGCACTCCAGCGCGCGGTATCCCTCATTATGGAGATCTGCGGAGGCACATTAGCAGGTGAGACGGTGGATCACTATCGTAAGCACCTGGATCCCGTAGAGTTGACGATCTCTACCGACTATGTCTCTCGGGCTATCGGGCGCGACCTGACGGCTGACCAGCTACAACTCATCTTGGAGGCTCTAGAGATGTCGCCTAAGGCTGTGGCGGGTGATGCTTTTGCGATCTCAGTGCCTCGCTATCGCTACGATGTGACACGTCCAGTGGATGTCGTCGAGGAGGTACTGCGCATCTACGGCTACAATGCCGTCCCGCTGTCGGGCTATGTGCATGCGAGTCTCTCTAAGCAGAGCGACCAAGACCATATCTATCACGCTCAGCTCAAGCTTTCGGAGCTACTCACAGGCTTTGGCTATCGGGAGATATTGAACAATTCGCTCACCTCTCGTCAATACTTTGAGGGGCAAAAGGCTTTTGACCCTAACCAACTCGTACCGATAGAGAACCCTCTGAGCCAAGAGCTCAACGTGCTACGCCCTACCCTCCTCGTGGGCGGTCTAGAGACGATCTCTGACAATGTGCACCGCAAGCAACCCTACTGCGCACTCTATGAGTGGGGCAACGTCTACCGCTACAAGCAAAACGACCAGGCGACTACTCCCCTAGACCAGTACACCCAGGCTCACAGACTAGGCTTGTGGCTCTCGGGTACGCTCATGCCCAACAGCTGGACGACCCCAGGCGAAGCGACCTCTCCCTATATGATACGAGGGGTGGTCGAGAAGCTCCTAGCGCACATGGGCTTTACGACAGAAGACTACTCGGTGACTACACCAGCCGAGTGCCACGACCTATGGAGTGACGTAGTCTGCTACACCGATCGAGAGGGCAAGAGCCTCGCCTACGTAGGAGTCATCAGTAACTACTGGCTCACCAAGTGCGACATCAAGCAACCGGTCTACTACGCCGAGCTATACAGCGACACCTTGATGGCGCATCTGCTACAGCACAAGGTGGTCAGCACGGAGCTGAGCAAGTACCCAACGGTGAAGCGTGACCTAGCGCTACTCATCGACAACAACATCACCTACGAAGCATTGGCTAGTACCGCTCGAAAGGCTGAGCGTAAGCTACTTCAGCGGGTTGAGCTCTTTGACGTTTACACAGGCAAGGAGCTACCTTCGGGCAAGAAGAGCTACGCCTTGAGCTTCTACCTACGTGATGACAAGGGCACCCTACGAGACGCACAGATCGATGCTGCTATGAAGCGCATCTGGCAAGCCATCGAGCAGGAGTACCACGCCACGCTTCGCTAG
- a CDS encoding mechanosensitive ion channel family protein: MPEINPENIILPDSTALTKEEIVDSIVNFNLADTLGSWVDKALDIGIRVLLALIIFYVGRWLIGLIMKGITRLLDRRVEALGLRHFIRSVARAGLWIVLIIVVINILGFAAVSFAALLASLGVAIGMALSGQLQNFAGGAIILITHPFRIGDYIVYQDVEGTVQDIGIFHTSITTTDNTKIYLPNGNLSTNVIKNTSEMSTRRCQWKFLVDYDVPFERAKSILLAELLKDPRILQDQGVLAVISDMTESNYTIMIRVWCANADMWDLFWDFNGRATELFAGEGFPRPYSKVELRNSTPYNNKEKETESHD; encoded by the coding sequence ATGCCTGAAATAAATCCAGAAAACATTATCCTCCCCGACTCAACGGCTCTGACGAAGGAGGAGATCGTCGATAGTATCGTCAACTTTAACCTAGCCGACACGCTCGGATCATGGGTCGATAAAGCACTTGACATAGGTATCCGCGTACTGCTAGCACTTATCATATTCTATGTAGGTCGCTGGCTGATAGGTCTTATCATGAAGGGGATCACCCGACTCCTGGACAGGCGTGTCGAGGCACTTGGCTTGCGACACTTTATCCGATCGGTAGCACGTGCTGGTCTTTGGATCGTACTGATTATCGTGGTGATCAATATCCTTGGCTTTGCAGCGGTCTCCTTTGCCGCCTTGCTCGCCTCTCTCGGTGTTGCCATTGGTATGGCTCTTTCAGGGCAGTTGCAGAACTTTGCCGGTGGAGCTATCATCTTGATCACGCACCCCTTCCGCATTGGCGACTACATCGTCTATCAAGATGTCGAGGGTACGGTACAGGATATCGGTATCTTCCACACCTCTATCACGACTACGGACAATACGAAGATCTACCTCCCCAATGGTAATCTGAGCACTAACGTGATCAAAAACACCTCCGAGATGTCCACTAGACGGTGTCAGTGGAAGTTTCTCGTGGACTACGACGTGCCATTCGAGCGTGCTAAGAGCATCCTCCTGGCGGAGCTACTCAAGGATCCACGCATCCTACAGGATCAAGGCGTGCTAGCCGTAATCTCGGATATGACGGAGAGCAACTACACGATCATGATCCGTGTATGGTGCGCTAATGCGGATATGTGGGATCTCTTCTGGGACTTCAACGGTAGAGCTACCGAGCTCTTTGCTGGCGAAGGCTTCCCACGGCCATACTCCAAGGTCGAGCTGCGTAACAGCACTCCATATAATAATAAAGAGAAAGAGACTGAGTCTCACGACTAG